The Carcharodon carcharias isolate sCarCar2 chromosome 15, sCarCar2.pri, whole genome shotgun sequence genome includes a window with the following:
- the LOC121288220 gene encoding cytochrome c oxidase subunit NDUFA4-like: MLGLMIHQAKSHPSLIPLCVFSGAGSVGASMRLAVRNSNVSWNRKNNTESWNKIAHSQQYKFFTVNMDDGKLKKN, from the coding sequence ATGTTGGGATTGATGATCCACCAGGCCAAGAGCCACCCGAGTTTAATTCCATTGTGTGTCTTCAGTGGCGCTGGAAGTGTTGGAGCGAGCATGCGGCTTGCTGTCCGTAACTCGAATGTAAGCTGGAATCGCAAGAACAACACTGAGTCTTGGAATAAGATAGCACACTCTCAGCAGTACAAGTTCTTTACTGTGAACATGGACGACGGTAAACTGAAGAAGAATTGA